The Microlunatus antarcticus genome window below encodes:
- a CDS encoding nitrilase-related carbon-nitrogen hydrolase, which yields MTTVRAAITQTTWTGDKASMLDLHERFAREAAADGVQVICFQELFYGPYFGITEDAKYYDYAEPADGPVVQRFAALAAELKLVMVLPIYEEELPGVYYNTAVVVDADGTILGKYRKHHIPNLEKFWEKFYFRPGNLGYPVFQTAVGPIGVYICYDRHFPEGWRELGLNGAQIVFNPNATKPGLSNRLWEIEQPAAAAANGYFVAAPNRVGREDNEYGDAAVTFYGSSQFVDPQGNLIGPMGSQVSEEVVIRDLDLDMIRRVRNDWQFYRDRRPESYTSTVKP from the coding sequence GTGACGACGGTGCGAGCAGCGATCACCCAGACGACGTGGACGGGCGACAAGGCCTCGATGCTCGACCTCCACGAGCGCTTCGCCCGCGAGGCGGCGGCCGACGGCGTGCAGGTGATCTGCTTCCAGGAGCTCTTCTACGGCCCCTACTTCGGCATCACCGAGGACGCGAAGTACTACGACTACGCCGAGCCGGCCGACGGCCCGGTCGTGCAGCGCTTCGCCGCGCTGGCGGCCGAGCTGAAGCTCGTCATGGTCCTCCCGATCTACGAGGAGGAGCTGCCCGGCGTCTACTACAACACCGCCGTGGTGGTCGACGCCGACGGGACGATCCTCGGCAAGTACCGCAAGCACCACATCCCGAACCTCGAGAAGTTCTGGGAGAAGTTCTACTTCCGCCCCGGCAACCTCGGCTACCCCGTCTTCCAGACCGCGGTCGGGCCGATCGGGGTCTACATCTGCTACGACCGGCACTTCCCGGAGGGCTGGCGCGAGCTCGGCCTCAACGGCGCCCAGATCGTCTTCAACCCGAACGCCACCAAGCCGGGCCTGTCCAACCGGCTGTGGGAGATCGAGCAGCCGGCGGCCGCCGCGGCCAACGGCTACTTCGTCGCCGCGCCCAACCGGGTCGGCCGCGAGGACAACGAGTACGGCGACGCGGCGGTCACGTTCTACGGATCCAGCCAGTTCGTGGACCCGCAGGGCAACCTGATCGGCCCGATGGGCTCCCAGGTGTCCGAGGAGGTCGTGATCCGCGACCTGGACCTCGACATGATCCGGCGTGTCCGCAACGACTGGCAGTTCTACCGCGACCGTCGGCCGGAGTCGTACACCAGCACGGTGAAGCCGTGA
- the hydA gene encoding dihydropyrimidinase has product MTTTLITGGTVVNATGASPADVLVDGETIVAVLAPGSQLLGTDLAASVDRVVDASGKYVIPGGIDAHTHMQMPFGGTEASDTFETGTRAAAWGGTTSIIDFAIQRTGERVEDGLAAWHEKAAGECAVDYGFHQIIGGVDEYSLKAMDSLVDEGITSFKLFMAYPGVFFSDDAQILRAMQKSRETGLLTMMHAENGPAIDVLAEQLYNQGKTTPYFHGIARAWQLEEEATHRAIMLADLTGAPLYVVHVSAKQAVEQLAAARDRGQNVFGETCPQYLYLSLEDQLGARSEEWGDFEGAKWVCSTPLRSRAEGHQDAMWRALRTNDLQTVSTDHCPFCMRGQKDLGQGDFRAIPNGIGSIEHRVDLLYQGVVTGEITLSRWVELIATTPARMFGLYGRKGVVQPGADADLVIYDPQGHTSIGLGKSHHMNMDYSAWEGYEVDGHVDWVMSRGSVLVDETGYVGTKSHGKFLKRDLTQYLV; this is encoded by the coding sequence GTGACGACCACGCTGATCACCGGCGGGACCGTCGTCAACGCGACCGGAGCCTCTCCCGCCGACGTGCTCGTGGACGGCGAGACGATCGTCGCCGTCCTCGCGCCGGGGTCGCAGCTGCTCGGGACCGACCTGGCGGCGTCGGTCGACCGGGTCGTCGACGCGAGCGGGAAGTACGTCATCCCCGGCGGCATCGACGCCCACACCCACATGCAGATGCCGTTCGGCGGGACGGAGGCGTCGGACACGTTCGAGACCGGCACCCGGGCCGCGGCCTGGGGCGGGACGACGAGCATCATCGACTTCGCCATCCAGCGGACCGGCGAACGGGTCGAGGACGGCCTCGCAGCCTGGCACGAGAAGGCCGCCGGTGAGTGCGCGGTCGACTACGGGTTCCACCAGATCATCGGCGGCGTCGACGAGTACTCGCTCAAGGCGATGGACTCGCTGGTCGACGAGGGCATCACCAGCTTCAAGCTCTTCATGGCCTACCCCGGCGTGTTCTTCTCCGACGACGCGCAGATCCTGCGCGCCATGCAGAAGTCCCGCGAGACCGGGCTGCTGACGATGATGCACGCCGAGAACGGCCCGGCGATCGACGTCCTCGCCGAGCAGCTCTACAACCAGGGCAAGACCACCCCGTACTTCCACGGCATCGCCCGCGCCTGGCAGCTCGAGGAGGAGGCCACGCACCGCGCGATCATGCTGGCCGACCTCACCGGTGCCCCGCTCTACGTCGTCCACGTCAGCGCCAAGCAGGCCGTCGAGCAGCTCGCCGCCGCCCGCGACCGCGGCCAGAACGTGTTCGGCGAGACCTGCCCCCAGTACCTCTACCTCTCGCTGGAGGACCAGCTCGGTGCGCGGAGCGAGGAGTGGGGCGACTTCGAGGGCGCCAAGTGGGTCTGCTCGACTCCGCTGCGCTCCCGCGCGGAAGGTCACCAGGACGCGATGTGGCGGGCGCTGCGGACGAACGACCTGCAGACCGTCTCGACCGATCACTGCCCGTTCTGCATGCGCGGCCAGAAGGACCTGGGCCAGGGCGACTTCCGCGCCATCCCGAACGGGATCGGCTCGATCGAGCACCGCGTCGACCTGCTCTACCAGGGCGTCGTGACCGGCGAGATCACTCTGTCGCGCTGGGTGGAGCTCATCGCCACGACCCCGGCCCGGATGTTCGGGCTGTACGGGCGCAAGGGCGTCGTCCAGCCCGGCGCCGACGCGGACCTCGTGATCTACGACCCGCAGGGCCACACTTCCATCGGACTCGGGAAGAGCCACCACATGAACATGGACTACTCCGCCTGGGAGGGCTACGAGGTGGACGGTCACGTCGACTGGGTCATGTCCCGCGGCTCCGTGCTGGTCGACGAGACCGGCTACGTCGGCACCAAGTCGCACGGCAAGTTCCTGAAGCGCGACCTGACGCAGTACCTCGTATGA
- a CDS encoding carbohydrate ABC transporter permease, giving the protein MSQAAALAAGQDAVTPAGRSPRRRGRSLWEPSALLFVGPSVLLALAFLILPMLGTFFYSTQKVSPLTGDTTPLGLENFRTMLGDDTFVRALLNTALFTVITVPLSMALGLALAVLMNSVLPGRKIWRTVVYLPLVISGVSVGLIGTFLYNEVIGVVNKLLVALGASSGIPWQSNGAWAFISVVLVTLWIRVGFSMIIYLASLQAVPPDLYEAAALDGANGWQRFRNVTVPLVGPATFFLIIMNVIYSFQVFDTIFVLTNGGPGNSTEVLGTWAYKVAFGPTRDQGYGAAIGVVIFVLTLVFTIVQWRANRSRDEVA; this is encoded by the coding sequence GTGAGCCAGGCGGCCGCGCTGGCCGCCGGGCAGGACGCCGTCACCCCGGCGGGCCGGTCGCCCCGCCGCCGGGGCCGGTCGCTGTGGGAGCCGTCGGCGCTGCTGTTCGTGGGCCCGTCGGTCCTGCTCGCCCTGGCCTTCCTGATCCTGCCGATGCTGGGGACGTTCTTCTACAGCACGCAGAAGGTGTCGCCCCTGACCGGCGACACCACGCCGCTGGGGCTCGAGAACTTCCGCACGATGCTCGGCGACGACACGTTCGTCCGGGCGCTGCTCAACACGGCGCTGTTCACGGTCATCACGGTGCCGCTGAGCATGGCCCTCGGGCTCGCCCTCGCGGTGCTGATGAACTCGGTGCTGCCCGGCCGCAAGATCTGGCGCACGGTGGTCTACCTGCCGCTGGTGATCTCGGGGGTGTCGGTCGGCCTGATCGGCACGTTCCTCTACAACGAGGTCATCGGCGTGGTGAACAAGCTGCTGGTCGCCCTCGGGGCGTCGAGCGGCATCCCCTGGCAGTCGAACGGGGCCTGGGCGTTCATCTCGGTCGTCCTGGTGACGCTCTGGATCCGCGTCGGCTTCAGCATGATCATCTACCTCGCCTCGCTGCAGGCGGTGCCGCCCGACCTGTACGAGGCCGCCGCCCTCGACGGCGCGAACGGCTGGCAGCGCTTCCGGAACGTGACCGTCCCGCTCGTCGGACCGGCCACGTTCTTCCTGATCATCATGAACGTGATCTACAGCTTCCAGGTCTTCGACACGATCTTCGTGCTGACCAACGGCGGCCCCGGCAACAGCACCGAGGTGCTCGGCACCTGGGCCTACAAGGTGGCCTTCGGCCCCACCCGCGACCAGGGCTACGGCGCCGCGATCGGCGTCGTGATCTTCGTGCTGACGCTCGTCTTCACGATCGTCCAGTGGCGCGCCAACCGCAGCCGGGACGAGGTGGCCTGA
- a CDS encoding phosphotransferase, producing the protein MSPYAAAVLEAVSEGVVDEILQSRADRPVVRHGDQVRHPRHPWSESVQELLAYLAEAGFAESPRPGGVSGDHDDVGYIEGISGDEACTVVQSDAAVAEVAQLLRRYHDAVEGWQPETEPVWFDGRRGTGSRPGELVCHGDPGPWNLVWDLVRPPGEQLVGLIDWEYASVGTRLTDIGYALHYLAPLRDRSYWHGVLGMARKPRRRHRMAVFAEAYGVRLDEDLVDAVVAAQQAGVQLMIDLAALGRPRQIQLIAEGELERERRAVDWTERHRHKFSRAGATVPVDA; encoded by the coding sequence GTGTCGCCGTACGCTGCGGCGGTGCTGGAGGCCGTGTCGGAGGGTGTCGTGGACGAGATCCTGCAGTCCCGGGCCGACCGTCCCGTGGTCCGCCACGGGGACCAGGTCCGGCACCCGCGCCACCCCTGGTCGGAGTCGGTCCAGGAGCTGCTGGCCTACCTCGCCGAGGCCGGCTTCGCGGAGTCGCCGCGGCCGGGCGGGGTGAGCGGGGACCACGACGACGTCGGCTACATCGAGGGCATCTCGGGTGACGAGGCGTGCACGGTCGTGCAGAGCGACGCGGCGGTCGCCGAGGTGGCCCAGCTGCTGCGGCGCTACCACGACGCGGTGGAGGGCTGGCAGCCCGAGACGGAGCCGGTCTGGTTCGACGGGCGGCGCGGCACCGGCAGCCGGCCCGGCGAGCTCGTCTGCCACGGCGACCCCGGCCCCTGGAACCTCGTCTGGGACCTCGTCCGGCCGCCCGGCGAGCAGCTCGTCGGGCTCATCGACTGGGAGTACGCCTCGGTCGGCACCCGCCTGACCGACATCGGCTACGCGCTGCACTACCTCGCCCCGCTGCGCGACCGCAGCTACTGGCACGGCGTGCTCGGCATGGCCCGCAAGCCACGCCGGCGGCACCGCATGGCCGTGTTCGCGGAGGCGTACGGCGTCCGCCTCGACGAGGACCTCGTCGACGCCGTCGTGGCCGCGCAGCAGGCCGGCGTGCAGCTGATGATCGACCTCGCGGCGCTCGGCCGCCCGCGTCAGATCCAGCTCATCGCCGAGGGCGAGCTCGAGCGCGAGCGCCGGGCCGTCGACTGGACGGAGCGCCACCGCCACAAGTTCAGCCGAGCCGGAGCGACCGTTCCCGTCGACGCCTGA
- a CDS encoding carbohydrate ABC transporter permease, giving the protein MAVTADQGAVRSRATSVSATRGPATRRTRTRVGLALRVVVAVVVSVVMAFPLWVMIVTALSGQSVFSTELDLLPTNITLDNFARVFTAWPIGQWFSNSVTVTALTTIISVIVSVMAGYGFAKLRFPAKTPLFLLLLSTMMIPTQAILVPQFRLVNALGLVGTFWAVIIPGAAATFGIFLARQFMIAIPTELIEAAKIDGAGPVRIFWSIVLPLSKPLLAVLTLLSLMYQWNDFLWPLIVLRDPSLYTLPIGLQFLQGQYQTDYGALMAMTLITVGPLIVLFLVFQRWFVQGFATSGIR; this is encoded by the coding sequence ATGGCCGTCACCGCCGACCAGGGCGCCGTACGCTCCCGCGCCACGAGCGTCTCCGCCACCCGTGGGCCCGCCACGCGCCGCACCCGTACGCGGGTGGGTCTCGCGCTCCGGGTCGTCGTCGCCGTCGTCGTGTCCGTGGTCATGGCCTTCCCGCTGTGGGTGATGATCGTGACCGCGCTGTCGGGGCAGTCCGTCTTCTCCACCGAGCTCGACCTGCTGCCCACGAACATCACGCTCGACAACTTCGCGCGGGTCTTCACCGCCTGGCCGATCGGGCAGTGGTTCTCCAACTCCGTCACCGTCACCGCGCTGACCACGATCATCTCGGTGATCGTCTCGGTGATGGCCGGCTACGGCTTCGCCAAGCTGCGCTTCCCGGCGAAGACGCCGCTCTTCCTGCTGCTGCTCTCGACGATGATGATCCCGACGCAGGCGATCCTCGTGCCGCAGTTCCGGCTCGTGAACGCGCTCGGCCTTGTCGGCACCTTCTGGGCCGTGATCATCCCGGGCGCGGCCGCCACGTTCGGCATCTTCCTCGCCCGGCAGTTCATGATCGCCATCCCCACCGAGCTGATCGAGGCGGCCAAGATCGACGGGGCGGGACCGGTCCGGATCTTCTGGAGCATCGTCCTGCCGCTGTCGAAGCCGTTGCTCGCGGTGCTGACGCTGCTGAGCCTGATGTACCAGTGGAACGACTTCCTCTGGCCGCTGATCGTGCTGCGCGACCCGAGCCTCTACACGCTGCCCATCGGGCTGCAGTTCCTGCAGGGGCAGTACCAGACCGACTACGGCGCCCTGATGGCGATGACGCTGATCACCGTCGGGCCGCTCATCGTGCTGTTCCTGGTCTTCCAGCGCTGGTTCGTCCAGGGCTTCGCGACCTCCGGCATCCGCTGA